The following proteins come from a genomic window of Elusimicrobiota bacterium:
- a CDS encoding MotA/TolQ/ExbB proton channel family protein translates to MNRVILDFVISGGPVMIPIIICCLVVWFLIVEKHFLLKKESRDSAKFTEDVIRLLAAKKIEEVKSLCLSKQNAVSDTFLELLSSERENRDTYLATAEQIFHEKYPKLEKGVATISVLATIEPLLSLLGTVTGMVATFTTITLHGAGNPQLLAKGISEALITTASGLMVSIPAMYFHNSISKKIDDIMNDLEKSSMKLINFLTLKSTNE, encoded by the coding sequence ATGAATAGAGTTATTTTAGATTTTGTAATATCCGGCGGACCGGTGATGATACCGATAATAATTTGTTGTCTGGTTGTCTGGTTCTTGATAGTAGAAAAACATTTTTTATTAAAAAAAGAGTCAAGAGATTCAGCGAAATTTACCGAGGATGTAATTCGCTTGCTCGCTGCCAAGAAGATAGAGGAAGTAAAAAGTTTATGCTTGAGCAAACAGAATGCGGTTTCCGATACATTTTTGGAACTCCTTTCTTCCGAGCGGGAAAATCGTGATACTTATCTGGCAACAGCGGAGCAGATTTTTCATGAAAAGTATCCGAAACTTGAAAAGGGTGTTGCTACTATTTCCGTGTTAGCCACTATAGAACCGCTTTTAAGTTTGTTAGGCACGGTAACAGGAATGGTTGCGACATTTACCACGATTACTTTGCACGGAGCCGGTAATCCCCAATTGCTGGCGAAAGGCATCTCGGAGGCATTGATTACTACCGCTTCCGGATTGATGGTTTCCATACCGGCGATGTATTTTCATAATTCTATCTCAAAAAAGATAGACGATATTATGAATGATTTGGAAAAGAGTTCTATGAAATTAATTAATTTTCTAACTCTGAAAAGTACCAATGAATAA